In Fimbriimonadaceae bacterium, the genomic window CCACGATCGGGCCGATAGGAATCGTCCCATGCCAGCTTTGGCACCATCCAGTCGTTCATGCCGATGTCGAGGTCGGTGAGAACCAGCACGGGGGTCTGGAATCGCTCGCTGAGGTCGAAGGCGACCACCGCCATTTCAAAGGCCTCGCGCGGATCGCTTGGATAGAGGCAAATATGCTTCGTATCTCCGTGCGACGCATAGGCGCAGAGCTCCAGATCGCCCTGCTGGGTTCGGGTGGGCATACCGGTCGACGGACCGGTCCGCTGAACGTCGAACACCACCGCCGGCACCTCAGCATAGTAGGCCAAGCCGAGGAATTCGCTCATCAGCGAGATCCCCGGTCCGGAAGTTGGCGTGAAGGCTCTTGCACCTGCCCACGACGCTCCGATGACCATGCCGATTGCGGCAAGCTCGTCCTCCGCCTGGAGGATCGCATAACGGTTCTGTTTCGTATCGGGGTCGACGCGATAGCGGCTGCAGAAGCCCTTGAAGCCCTCCATCAGGGAGGTTGCCGGGGTGATCGGATACCAAGCGCCGACCGTTGCCCCAGCATAGAGGCATCCAAGCGACGCCGCCGTGTTGCCGTCGATCAGGATCGAATCCTTGGTCGCGTCCATCCTCTCAAGGTGAATGGGAAGCGGACAGTCGAAATTGTCCAGTGCATACCGATAACCCAACTCGATGGCTTGCCGGTTCGATTCCAATAGCGCGGGCTTCTTGGCGAACTTCTCGCGGGTGAGCTCTTCGATGATCTCCGTGTCCATCGCCAGAAACGCGGCCAGCGCTCCCGCATAGGCGATGTTCTTCATCAGAATCCGCTCTCGTACGCCCCGAAACGTGCTGTTGCACATGTCGGCAAGCGGTACGCCAAGGAAGTTGACGTCTTCCCTGGCAAGTCGGTCATCCAGGGGCCACGTCGAGTCGTAAAGAAGCCAGCCACCCGGTCTGACCTCCGCCACGTCTTGGGCATACGTCGCCGGGTTCAGGGCAGCCATAAGGTCGAAGATCGGCGTGCGTGCGGTGTATCCGTTCTTGTTGACGCGAATCTCGTACCAAGTCGGCAGGCCCTGGATGTTCGACGGGAAGATATTCTTTCCCGTCACGGGGATGCCCATGCGGAAAATTGCCTGCATGATCAGACCGTTTGCGCTCGCCGAGCCGGTCCCGTTGGCAGTGGCAATCTTGAAGGCGAAATCGTTGACTTGGCTTCTCATGAAATCGCAGGTTCGGGGGTAGGAAGGGTCTCCGGAGGGACGGGTTCACCCGCATAAGGCAAGTGCAGCACGAAACGGCGCATGTCCCAGGCATAGGTGGGGCACCGCTCGGCGCAGAGACCGCAGTGGAGGCACAGATTCTCGTCTTTCACCATCACGCGGCTGGTCTGCTTGAGGGCGTCGGAGACGAAGAGCCCCTGTTCCAGGTTCTCCGCAGGCGCAGTTAGATTCTGGCGGAGCTCAGCCTCATCCGCGTTCGCGGTAATTGTCAGGCAGTCCGTGGGACAAATGTCGATGCAGGCGTCGCACTCGATGCAAAGGGAGTCGGTGAAGTGCGTCTGCACGTCGCAGTTCAGGCAGCGCTCGACCTCCTGCCGCGTCTGCTCCGCGGTGAAGCCCTTCTCGACCTCGGCAGTCATATCGGCGAAGCGCTCGGGCAGCTCGATGTGGATCATCTTCTGGCGCTTGGCGCCGTCGTAATAGTTGCTGTACGACCACTCGTGAAGGCCCATCTTGGTGCTGACGAGGGTCTGGCCGTGGGGTGGACGGTCGGAAACGGGCTTGCCGGTGCAGTACTGGTGGATGGAAATCGCAGCCTGGTGGCCATGCTCCACCGCCCAGATGATATTGGCGGGACCGAACGCGGCATCACCGCCGAAGAACACGCCGTCCCGCGTGGACATGAACGTGGTGCGGTCCACCACCGGCATATCCCATTTGTCGAACTCAAGTCCGATGTCGCGCTCGATCCAGGGAAATGCGTTTTCCTGCCCGATCGCTAGCACCACCGTATCGCAGGGAATCGTCACCCGGCCGGCTGGATCCTGGATGAGCTTGCCATCTTCCTCGCGCGAAGTGAACTTCTCGAACTCCATGCCCGTGAGCTTGCCGTTCTCCACGACAAACTGGACCGGCGACAGGTTTTCGAGAATCTCGACGAGTTCCTCTTCCGCGTCCTCCAATTCCCATGGCGACGCCTTGAAGTACTTGCGGGTCTTGCGGGCAATGACTTTGACTTCGGTCGCGCCGAGGCGCTTTGCCGACCGACAGCAGTCCATCGCCGTGTTTCCAACGCCGATGATCAGCACTCGTTTGCCAACGCTGTCGATGTGGCCGAAGTGGATGGACTCAAGCCACTCGATGCCGATGAAAATCTGGTCGGTGTCATGTCTGCCGGGGAGTTCGAGTTCCTTGCCCTTCGGGGCGCCGCTCCCCACAAAGACGGCATCGAATTCCTTCGAGTCGACCATCTCCTTCAGACTGGTTACCGGCGTGTCGTACTTCATCGTGACGCCTTGATCGACGATGTAGCCGATCTCCTCGTCCAGGACTTCCTCAGGCAAGCGGAAGGCGGGGATGTTGATCCGCATCAGCCCGCCAGGTCTGGGTCCCTTCTCGAAGATCGTAAGGTCGTAACCCAGAGGCGCAAGATCATTGGCGACGGTGAGGGAGGCCGGTCCGGCGCCGATTAAGGCGATCTTCTTACCGTTCTTGCTCGTCGGGGGACCCGGGATGCGGCTGCGAACATCGCCCTTGTGATCGGCAGCGACGCGCTTGAGGCGGCAAATGGCAACGGGCTGTCCATCGACGCGAGTTCTTCGGCATGCCGGCTCGCAAGGTCGGTCGCAGGTTCGCCCCAAAATGCCGGGAAAAACGTTCGAGTTTCGATTAAGGATGTAGGCGTCGCTGAATCGACCTTGGGCGATAAGTCGGATGTATTCCGGCACGTTCGTATGTGCGGGACACGCCCACTGACAATCGACGACCTTATGGTAATAGTCCGGACCTCTCTGATCCGTCCGTCGCATACGCTAATTATGACCCTGCTTGAACCTGCGCGAGAGGTGCAAATTTCAGGCTTGGCGTGAATGTCGACGGCGCGTCGCCATTTATGCCCTCATCTCGCTGCAAATGGCGTCGGCAAAGCCGGACGTCGTAGCATCGCCGCCAAGGTCATAAGTCTTGATTCCCTTGCCAAGCGTGGTGTAGAGGGCGCCCTCGATATGGGTTCTCGCCGCTGATTCGCCGATATGGTCCAGCATGAGCGTTGCCGAGAGCAGAAGCGCAGTCGGGTTCACTTTGTTCATGCCGGTGTACTTCGGCGCGGATCCATGCACGGCTTCGAACAGCGCGCAGTTCTTTCCGTAGTTCGCACCCGGGGCAACGCCAAGACCACCCATCATGCCGGCAGCAAGGTCGCTGACGATATCGCCATAGAGGTTGGGCATCACCAGAACGTCGTACAGCTTCCAGCGGTTTACGAGCTGCATGCACTGGTTGTCGACGATGTTGTCCCAAGACTCGATCTCGGGGTAGTCCTCTTTCACCCGGTTGAAAACGCGAAGGAACAGGCCATCGGCGATCTTCATGATATTGGCCTTGTGGACCCCTACCACCTTCTTGCGACCGTTCTTACGGGCATATTCGAAGGCGGCGCGGATGATTCGCTCGGATCCAAAATCGCTGATGATCTTCACGCTCTGTGCCACATGAGGCGTGCTCATGTACTCGATCTGGGCATAGAGATCCTCGGTGTTCTCACGGAAGATCACCATGTCGAGGCCGTCGAACGGGGTAGGCACGCCCGGCATTGCCTTTACCGGCCGCACGCAGGCATACAAGTCCAGCCGCTTTCGAAGCGTAACGTTCGGACTGACGCTGCCCTTGCCGATCGGCGTTGTCATCGGACCCTTCAGGGCGACCCCGATCTCCTTGATCTTCTGGATCGTTTCCTCGGGAACGATCGACTTGCCGGCTTCAATGCACTTGAGTCCGGCCTCGACCTCGATCCAATCGATCTCGACGCCGGCAGCTTTGATGATCTGTTCGACGGCGGCCACGAGCTCCGGGCCCGTGCCGTCGCCGCGAATGAGGCACACTTTGGTCGCCATATTAGTAGGCCTCCGAATAGAGGTTGTTGCCGTCCTCACGGAAGAGCTTCTGGCACTTCGTCCAGCGGAATCCAAGGCCGGTGAGGTGATTCACCAAGGCATCGATGTCGGCATCCGTTACTTCGGTTTCCGAAACAAAACGGCACCTCGGCCAGTCGAGAAGATCCATTTCGGGCGCAGGGCCCGGATAGATACGCGTACCGCGGTTGGAAATCAATTTGAGTTCAAAACCGCCGTGGTTCTTGGGGACATCGGGCGTCGTATCGCTCCAGATGTAAACGTCCACTCCATGCAGGGTCATCATAAGAAAACTCGTCGCCAGTGGGGATGGCTGTGAGTTGAATTATGGCTTGGAATGGCTGCTAGCCGCTGTGGGCCAGAGCCTTTCGGTAAACGCCCTGAAGACCCGAAATCATCTGCCGCATCGTGAACTTTTCTTCCACCAGCCGCCGCCCGGAATCGCCCATTTCCTGGCGTCGGATTGGCGAGTCCAACATGGTGTTCATGGCGCCCGCGAGCGCTTCCGGAGTTCGATCGATCAGCAATCCGGTCTCCTCGTGGAGCACCACCTCCGTCAAACCACCGACACGCGACGCCACCACCGGACGGCTCCGCGCCATCGCTTCGATGGCCGCGAGGCCGAAGGTTTCCATCTGGGACGGCATGGCCGTAAATTCACACGCGTCGATTAATTGGGCGACATCGGCGCGATTGCCGGTCAGCGTGATGCGGTTTCGAACGCCATGGTCGTCGATGGCCTCTTGGAGCTCTTGCTCGAATTCCGGTTCGATCCGCCCCACGAACATCATGTGAGCCTCGGGATGGGCGCTCAAGAGCTTCGGCATGGCCTCGACGGCCAGCAGCTGCCCCTTCTCTCGGCATACGCGGCCCACGAGGCCGACCAGCCGCCGTTCGGCCGGGATCTGGAGTTCGGAGTAAACCGCTGTCTTGTCTCCGGGCGCAAAGTCATGGAAGTCCGTGCCGTTGTAAACCACGTCGATAAACCGATCGGGCACGCCCCGACCGTGGAGAACGCCGCGTACGAAGCTGCTGACAGCGATCAGGCGATTTCTCCCGCGCGCCATCAGACGGTAGATGTTGTCGTGGTTGGCGACGTGAACCGAGGCGACCACCGGCGTCTTCGTCATCTGGCCGGCCAGGAATCCGAGATACGTGGCTCGCGTCAGGTGGGTATGCACGACATCGACCTTCTGCTCGCGCATCATTCGTCGCATGAAGGCGATGGTCTGAAGGTAGCCGTACTTCCGCATTTGGCGCGGATAAGCGCGGACACCGAGTTCCTGAATGTGATCGGCGAAAAAGCCAGACTCCGGGCAGATCACTTCAACGTGGTGGCCCTGCTCGCTTAAATACTTGGCTAAGTGTAAGGCGTGTCGCTCAGCACCCGAAGTAGCCGAACTAGACACGACTTGGAGAATTCGCAATGAATTTTGCGACACGATAAGTTGGAGCCCTCTTAAAGTTTAATCTTACCTAGCTAGAACCTTCAAACAGGACAAGAGAACTAGGACGGACCCCCAAATGTGGAGGTCCGCTCAAATTTGCCCAAAAGGCGCGGTTACTTGCCCGCTTCTTCGGTCTTTTCGGCAGCGTCGCCCATCTTGTCGCCACCTTCGGCGGCCTTGGTGTCTCCACCCTCAGCCATCTTGGTGTCGGTGCCCTCTCCGGCCTTGGTGTCGCCCTCCGCCATCTTCGTGTCGGTACCGTCAGTCTTGGTCTCTCCGGCGCCCTCATCGGCCTTGCTGCTGCCGGTCTCGCCCATCTTGTCAGCGCCGGTCTCGCCCATCTTGTCGGAACCGGTCGTGGTTGAAGTGGTCGTGGCATCGCCACCGCCCGTCGTCTCCGCACCCTCTTCAGGCTTCGAACAACCGGCGACTGCTACGAAAAGAATGCCCGCGAAGAGCATTGCCATGTATTTTTTCACTCTTGATTTACCTCCTGACATCGACGGTCACGCAACCGCCGCCCCAATTAAGGGGACCCCCGCATTGTACCAGCGGGGCTACTGCGAAAATAAGGACGGAATGTCTACGTTTGGAGCGTCCACCGAAACTATTCGCCAAATCTTCGCTGGAAAGAGCAACCACTTTCGGGAGTCTTGGCGTTCCAGGTGAACCCGCACTTTATCGATTTCGCGGCTAATTTCGCCCATTCCGAAGATCGATGCGGACACCTTCGCCGACGCCGTTACGATGGCCGTACCGGCCGCCTCATCGACCTCGACGACCCGGTTGTCGAGTTGGACATCCGGCCGGCTTTCGCGAACAAACCTTGAGATGTCGAACCTGGATCCGGAGTATTCGATCTGGTTGACTTTGAGCGACTTGCTTAAGTATTCGAGCACGCCACCGGGGCGGCCCTCCCTTCCGGCCCGCGTCGATTCCGTGATGGCTTGGTCGATCAGCTCGCGGTCGCTGGGACCTCGAAAGCCAAAGAACGTAATGACGGCAGCGACGACGACCGCCACGATCCAACCAGTGCGCTTCATCTAATCACCTTGACCTGATGACGCTGGGAAACCCAGGGGCGTTCTCGCGGACCAGGGCGACATCTCGCTCCATCTGCGCGGAAAGCGCCTCCAGTGATTCAAAGTGAGCCTCATCCCGGAGGCGCATGCCGAAGCTAAGCTCCATGTGCCGGCCATAAAGGTCGCCACCGCGGTAGTCCAATAAGTGGGCCTCGATCGTTCGGTGGGAGCCACCGACGGTAGGCCGCATTCCGATCCCAATGGCGGCAAGGTAGCTTGCGTCGCCAAGAGAAGCCTCGCCAGAGTAAACGCCGTCACCTGGGATGACTTGCTTCGGCTCCACGACGAGGTTGGCGGTCGGAAAGCCGATGCTGCTGCCAATGCGGTTGCCGCGAACGATGATCCCGGAAAGGGAGAACAAACGACCTAGCTTCGTCGCCGCGTCGGTGACTCGACCTTCGCTAACCGCCGTTCTGATCGCCGTGCTGCTGATGCGCTCGCCTTCCATAAGGAGCGGGCCAACGACAACCGTCTCAATCCGCGACTTGAGCCACTCTCCGGTGCCCTCCCGGCCATGTCCAAATGCGAAGTCATGTCCCATCACCACCGCTTCGGCCCCGAGGGCGCCTCGCATGATGTCTTCAAAGAACGTCTGGGCAGGGAGTTCGCTGAGTGCCGAGTCGAACGCCAATACCAGCGATATGTCGGCGCCGATGCCCCGGATCTGCTTCAAGTCCGATGAGAGAGATGCGATCACCAGAGGCGCGCGGTCCGGTGCCAACGTTTCCATTGGGTGCCGATCGAAAGTCATCACTACCGCCGAAAGGCCGCGCTCCCTCGCCAGTCGTACGGTGGTGCCGATCACTTCGGCGTGACCGAGATGGACCCCATCGAACGTTCCGATGCAGACCACGCTGCGGATGCCCTCCGGAACCCGAGCCAAGCCGTACAGAGTCAGCACGGGGGAAATTTACCGCTTTCCCCGATTGGACCAAACCTGAACCATCCAACCAAGAACAATCGAACCCAGCCACCACTGAAACATGAACGTCGGCTGCTGATAAACGTAATCCAGTCGTGGCTCGAGTCCGAGCGGCGTCACTCTCAGCATCGTATCGTCGCTCAAGACCTCGACCGTGTAGGCCACGGCGACCGCAATCGTAGCGTGGCAAGCGATCCCCAGCAATCCAGGTCGAAAGCCGCGCATCGACGCCGGAACAGCTGAGAAGACGATGAAGGCAATCAGAAACCCGGCCATCGCGCCGGTCCAGGCGACCACAACGTTTAGCCAGAGTTCTTGACGGAAGGTGTTCCTGATCGCAAAAAAGAAGGATGCGCTATGCGCGATAACGCAGCACGCCGTGAGCACTGCTGCCGCGTTGATCTGGCATCGGTACCGGATAAGCCGACGCCATGCAGTCCGCTTCGCCCCTTCAAAGAGGAGGTTAGTCGCCAACAAGCGCCGCATCTTCGTGAGGCTTGTACCCGAACCGGTACAATCCCGCCGCTATGCGCCGCCTGGCCGTGTATCCGGGTTCCTTTGATCCGCCAACCCTTGGGCATCTCGACGTGGTCGAGCGGGCGGCAAGGCTGTTCGATCGCGTCATCATCGCCGTTGGCGTAAACAGCGCCAAATCTCCGCTCCTTTCGGAGCCGGAACGGATTGCCGCCCTCGAGGCCTGTACGGGTCATCTGGAAAATGTCGGCGTGGACCGTTTCCAAGGGCTGCTGGTCGAGTACGTGCGGTCCGTCGGGGCGCAAACCATTGTCAGGGGGCTCAGGGCAACCGCCGACTTCGACTACGAGTTCCAGATCGCGATGGCCAACCGTCGCCTGGCCGGCGACATCGAATCCGTCTTCCTGATGACCAAATGGGAGCATAGCTTCCTCAGCAGCAGCGTGGTCCGGGAGGTAGCGACGCTTGGCGGCGATTTCGCGCAGTTCGTGCCCGAAGCGGTCGCAGAAATCGTGAGACAAAAGCTGGCAAACGTACCGTAGCCACCTATAACCAAGACTTCGGCTTCGTGCCAAAATGGGTTCCAGTGGAGAGCGCCAGCTTCTCCTGATGGGGGCAATCGATGGCAAACGACGTGCTTCGCATGCTTGAGCATTTACACGAGATCGCGGTGGACCAGCCGCGTCAATTTTTGGGACTGACCTGGAAGTACGACCCCGACGGAGTCTCCCAGCAAATCCTGAAAATCCGAGCCAGCCTTCCCCAGGAGATCAAGCAGGCTGCCAATATCTCCCGAGAGTCCGAGCGTATCGTCGAAACCGCCAGGGACGACGCCAGCGCCACCCTCGAAGGGGCGAGGCGGGAAGCGGATCGCATCATCGAGGAAGCAAAGCAGGAAGTGCTTCGCATGCTCGAACAAGGCCGCCTCCAACAAGAGCGCCTCGTACTCGACAGCGAAATCCTCAAGCTGGCCAAAGCTCAAAGCGAGGAAATCCGAAACCAGGCCGAGCGGGACGCCGCAGCAATGCGGCGTGGCGGCGAAAATTATGCATATGACGTTTTGAGCCAATTAGAAGGCGTTGTCGGCAAGGTTATGTCAACCATCGAGCGCGGAAAAGCGGAAATTCATCGTGAAGACAGCAAGCCCGCATTGGCCGGGCCACGAGAGAAAGCGCGCGTACTATAGGAATCCTATCAGAAGCGCACCGCGCCTTAATGTTCGTCGGTAAGAATATATGGGAATGGATCCCCACGTACCCCAGGATGGCCATATCGAGCCGCATGACTACCCAGAGTCACGCGCACCTTTTGTCAAGCTCTTGCTCAGCACCGCCGTGCAAGTTGCAGCAGCGCTCTTCGTTTTGCGCTGGCTAGCTCCCGACCTTTGGCAGGGCGAGTGGAAGAACCCTTGGGGAATCGCCATGTGGACCGTTCTGCTGGGCGTCCCGATGAGCTTGTTCGAGTACATCTACCACCGGTACCTGCTTCATTCGGCCCTTCTTCCTTTTCTCGGTTCGATGCATGATGCCCACCGAACGCACCATGGGCTCACCTCGGTCAAAGCGCCAGTTACGCAGAAGGAGCCTGAAAAGATGGTGCCTGTCCACAGCGAGTACGCGGTGGAAGAAGAGCATCAGGAAGAGTCGATGACGTTCCCGCTCTACGCGATCTCAATTTTCATCCCGCTCTTCCTCGTGCTGTTCGCCCTGCCGCTCAAGCTGATCTTCCCCGGGCAGCCGATCGTGGTCGGATGCATTTTCAATACCACGCTTGCCTACCTTGGCTATGAGTTGTGGCACCAGGTTCTGCACTTGCCGTTCGAGCGCTATTGGGCGCCGCTTTTCAACCGGCCGGGCGTGGGTCCGATTGTTCGGCGAACCTACGGTTTCCATCTGATGCACCATTGGCGGCCGACCGCGAACTTGGCGGTGGTCGGGCTCTGGGGTTTCGCGGTCTGGGATCACATCTTTGGAACCTATGCCCTACCCGAGCGCCTGCCGCTTCACCGGGCAAAGGTCAATTACTACGATGCCGAGTTGCGGAAGCCTCGCTGGCCCATCTCGATGATCGACAAGGTCCAGGGACCCATCTATCGAGGAAGCCGTTCCATCGAGAATTGGCTCGCCCGTTTGGTCGGACTGCGACGCGACTGACGGCTCAGGCTTCGTCTTTGTGAATCGTCAGTTCTCCGGGCTGGCCTTCTTCACCGCGGAGGGTCAGGTGGATCGGCATAAACTGCTTGGCTACCCAGAGCATCGTTTTCAGTCGCCGAGTGACTTCGGAAGTCTTGATTTTTGTGGAGCCTTCGGCGCAGATGGCGGGCAGCAGCATCTGGTCAACGACAAACGAGTCAACGGTGGCCGGCGTCTGCATCCACTCCATCAACCGATCGAATCCGGTCTGGACGAGGGTCTCGATACGGACGCCCCGGGCGCCCATGATGGTCGCGCCACCCACCGCGTTTTGGTAACTGGCCCATAGCGTCAGGTGAACTCCCGACGATCTGGACTCGACGGGAATCGTCTCGGTCTCCAGCTCGATTCCGGCCGATTTTGCCAAGCGGCCCGCGTGATCAAGACCACGCTCGATGATTGGGGCCCCCAGCCCCGAATAGGCGAACAACGCATGAACCGCCAACAAGGAGCCTCGGTCAGTCCACCGCAGCGGGTGGGTCATACTTGGCTCGATTTCGAGACAGACCTCCCCCTGGGCGGCAAAACCAAACCCGGCCATAGGCTGGGTGGAGGAAGCGTACAGACCCTGGCGTCGCCATGCTGCCAACGTCACCCGCTCGAAATAGTCATATGTCAGGGCATTGGTATTGTACGTTTCCCCGACGACTGCCACCGACGAGAGGCCGCCCGATCGAGCAAGGATGGGCGCTACCGACGTCGCCACGACCAGCGCATTGCCTGGTACTTGGCCCTCCTCGTGGTCGGCGATCCGCAGAGCCAAATGCCTCGGATGGGGCCGGTGGCGTGGCGCGAACTCCACCACGACCGCATTGACCTTATCCCCTTCGGTGTCGGCATCCACGATCTGTTGGAGCCCTTTCAGAACGGTGAGGTCTTCGCTGGTGAGCCCAGGTTTTCGGGTAGCGCCGCGGACCGTCTCAATGCGAACGGGCTGCTGCGTCAGGCAGGACATTTGCAGAGCGGTCCGAACCAAGGCACTGCCACCCTCCCCATAGGATCCATTGATCACGACCGGGGAGCTGGTCTTGCTAGCCACTACACTTTCGCCTTAAAGAACAGGTACTCGAGAAACCGCATCAGGTAGGCGAAGATGATAACGAGCAAGCAGACGAGGAGAATCTCGTGGAAGGGCAACACGCTGTTTTGGGCTTGCTGCTGCAGTGAGCCACCCTTTTCGCTGTAGGTCGCGGTGCTGAGGACCTTGTCGACTGCGCCGATCGCGCCGGACAGCCAGGCAAGCAAGGAGGTGCGGCCGACGGCATAGACAGCCACCAGGCTCAGGATGACCAGGGGCAAGGCGAGCTTGTACTTGTGCTTCTGGTGCTCGTTGTAGATAACGCACACCCGGCACCGCTCCTTCTTCATTTCCTCGGTCAGCTTGTTGTTGCGCGGAATGTACTTGGCGGCAGCGACCAGGTCGGCGGGGATCACCTTGCCGGACATCGCATTCTGGATAACGGATTCCTCACACATACACCCCACCCGCTCCTTCCAGCAGGTGCGGCGGGCATGGTAGATCGGGCATTTCTCACGGACGAATTTGCGGCAGAACGGCAACTGCCAGCATTTGCCCATGAAGATGTTGTGGATCTCCTTCTCTTGCTTGACGCCCTTGCCGTACTTGAGCTGATCGGCCTTGGATCCCTCTTGGACCCTTTCCCTGACCCGTCGAATGAGGTCGATGACGATGACGATGAGGGCGATCGTCCCCAACACGAGGCCGCAGTTTCTGAGAATCTCGAAGGCTCTTTCGGTAACCGCATTGGTCTGCGAGGAACCGAAGATCGATGGCACGTAGAGTGACGAGAGGTAGAGAGCGGCGGCGCCCATGAACAGGAGCGCACCGAGGATTTCCTCCTCCCAGAAGAGGAAGCACGCGCCGAGTGCGCAGGCCGCCGAGCCCGCCATTGCCAGGGTGCTGAACGAGTCGAGATTGGCGAGGGCTCGTTTGTTGTCCGGCTGCATGCCGATGCCGGCGAAGACGTTGTAGTTGTAGAGGACAAACCCGATGCCGACGAGAGCTGCCAGCAAGCCGCCGAAGAACAGGAAGCGGGCAACCGTTTCCAAGAACCGCGCGACCGGCTCTTCCGAGTTAGTTATGGTGTATCGATCCTGCAGCTTGGACATGGAGGGCAGCCCCCGAACTACTTTCTGTTGACGCGCTCGAGGTACGTATCGGTTCGTGTATCAATCTTGATGACATCCCCGACCTTGAGGTGGAACGGCACGAGCACGACTGCGCCAGTCTCCAGTGTCGCCGGCTTGGTGCTTCCGCTTACGGTGTCTCCCTTGAAGCCTGGATCAGTTTCCGTGATCTCAAGCTCCACAAACGGTGGCAAGTCGTATCCGAGGACCTCGCCGTTCACGTCGAGTGCGACGACTTCGGCCTCCTCCTTGAGGTACTTGGCGCCTTCTCCGAGGTGCGTCGCCGGTACCTGGTTCTGTTCGTACGAGTCCAGATCCATCAGCACGAGTTCGTCGCCTTGGCGATAAAGAAATTGCATTTTCTTCTTTTCGACAAAGGCGGCATCGAACTTCTCGCCTGATCGGAAGGTTTTTTCCAGGACGGCGCCGGTTTTCATTTTCTTCAGCCTGGTGCGGACAAAGGCGCCGCCTTTTCCAGGTTTAACGTGCTGAAATTCTACAATTTGATAGACATCGCCATCAATGAAGATGGCCATTCCATTCTTAAAATCGCTGGTATCGACTGCCACTCGCCCTCTAGCTCCTCCGGTCCGATTCGCCTAGATGGTACCCCTGTGGCGCGGAGATCCTAGGCTGCCTGCTGGAGCAGGTCCTCTTCCAGAGACCTCAGGTTCTGGATGGCGCCGTTATGGTCGGGCTCGATCTTGAGCACCTGCTGGTAGGCCGACCTCGCGGCATCGTGGAGATTCATCTGGAACAGCGAGTTTCCGAGCACAAACCATCCCGACGCGCTTTCGCTGTCATGTCGAAGGCCGTTTTGGTACATCAGGGCGGCGTCTGCGTAGCGACCAGACTGATACAACACGTCGCCCAAGTTGAACGCCGCGTTAGCGTCATGCGGGCTTCGCCGGACCGCGTCTTGCAGGCATTCGGCCGCCAGGGTGAGGTCCCCAGCTTCGGCGAGCGCACGGCCCCAATTGATGAGCATTGGCGCATCAATACGGTTGACCC contains:
- the coaD gene encoding Phosphopantetheine adenylyltransferase, with amino-acid sequence MRRLAVYPGSFDPPTLGHLDVVERAARLFDRVIIAVGVNSAKSPLLSEPERIAALEACTGHLENVGVDRFQGLLVEYVRSVGAQTIVRGLRATADFDYEFQIAMANRRLAGDIESVFLMTKWEHSFLSSSVVREVATLGGDFAQFVPEAVAEIVRQKLANVP
- the efp gene encoding Elongation factor P, with product MAIFIDGDVYQIVEFQHVKPGKGGAFVRTRLKKMKTGAVLEKTFRSGEKFDAAFVEKKKMQFLYRQGDELVLMDLDSYEQNQVPATHLGEGAKYLKEEAEVVALDVNGEVLGYDLPPFVELEITETDPGFKGDTVSGSTKPATLETGAVVLVPFHLKVGDVIKIDTRTDTYLERVNRK
- the rtcA gene encoding RNA 3'-terminal phosphate cyclase; protein product: MASKTSSPVVINGSYGEGGSALVRTALQMSCLTQQPVRIETVRGATRKPGLTSEDLTVLKGLQQIVDADTEGDKVNAVVVEFAPRHRPHPRHLALRIADHEEGQVPGNALVVATSVAPILARSGGLSSVAVVGETYNTNALTYDYFERVTLAAWRRQGLYASSTQPMAGFGFAAQGEVCLEIEPSMTHPLRWTDRGSLLAVHALFAYSGLGAPIIERGLDHAGRLAKSAGIELETETIPVESRSSGVHLTLWASYQNAVGGATIMGARGVRIETLVQTGFDRLMEWMQTPATVDSFVVDQMLLPAICAEGSTKIKTSEVTRRLKTMLWVAKQFMPIHLTLRGEEGQPGELTIHKDEA